In Cheilinus undulatus linkage group 14, ASM1832078v1, whole genome shotgun sequence, a genomic segment contains:
- the LOC121521049 gene encoding zinc finger protein 16-like has protein sequence MLQGLEENDNTRNSDPERHLQSETRGMIEGFSGAETDDNYGLRETREQQSGSKNERPKTDETSHECPDCGKTFKQKTDLTRHIRIHTGEKPFTCFECGRSFNEKGTLTKHMLVHTQEKPFSCSYCSKRFNHKSNLKCHMSRHRGETPFSCSVCEKRFVRKSSLTSHMLVHTGEKPFCCSFCSKRFNQKANLKLHLAHHRGEKLYSCSVCQQRFSWHCQLKSHKCNGGQTSELHQNQSQENRESKMGAKEEKEELCRSQKGDQLHGRKEADNTMFPLSSVSVKREDDEKKHQFSKLHQRQIRQITTGAFGKDCRGAEAARNSDPERHLDLKTDDDGETKQSVLTDDSIDSDFWKKRRLHHSGFTYQRKKTASVNNGCDLVKNATFYFHNVAQSDPRKNHHLNIDLCNNQKHLQSDPNFMKQKEMSESCAENPSPGLLVPHEESSQSSQLYQKQTEQMETGAGGENCGEAEPARSSDPEGHLQPESEFKTEDSCGHETDNSLERKETREDKLSSPQASENHFTRKGRLDQHAIVYKEAQRGAKQEDAEPPLIKEEQEEISINQSDCTLFPFTPVSVKTDDDEEKPQSSQLHQSQSEQIETGADGEDFGGAEPARNSDPERHFQSEPGVKTEDCAGTDDSVGSDFWTEIRERRPNLSNKHLNEGKHGRFHTEEKPFSPSDNETDDSEDWKESGKHHSGLNLVEKMQNKRPITEKKSYSCTECGKILKRKYNLLQHLRIHTGEKPFSCAECGKRFNEQGNLTRHMNIHKEEKPFSCSNCSKRFYDKSNLIRHMVIHREEKPFGCSVCNKRFKLKIILKTHMSVHRGEKPFCCSECGKKFQRKGNLAQHMLIHKGIKPFRCPFCSKVFNRKGSLKTHVLVHTGEEPFSCSECGKTFKQKTCLTSHIFLHNGEKPFNCSVCFKKFTQKGSLTRHMLLHTGEEPFSCSECGKKFNQKACLTRHLLVHKGEKPFSCSKCSRSFKRKGGLTRHMSLHTGEEPFNCSECGKGFYHQSNLVRHMLVHREEKPFSCFECGKGFNQKGTLTRHMLIHKKEKLKSSSVSREKCSFSDKLEAKNVSEVRLQRLIKTKQRRKEK, from the coding sequence ATGCTTCAAGGGCTGGAGGAGAATGACAACACCAGGAACTCAGATCCAGAGAGACATTTACAGTCAGAGACTAGAGGCATGATTGAGGGCTTCTCTGGAGCTGAAACTGATGACAATTATGGTTTGAGGGAGACCAGAGAACAACAGTCAGGTTCTAAAAATGAGAGACCAAAGACTGATGAGACATCACATGAGTGCCCTGATtgtggtaaaacatttaaacagaaaacGGATCTGACTAGGCATATAAGaatccacacaggagagaaaccctttacTTGCTTTGAGTGTGGAAGAAGCTTTAATGAAAAGGGAACTCTGACCAAACACATGTTGGTACACACACAGGAAAAGCCCTTCAGCTGCTCTTATTGCAGTAAAAGATTTAATCATAAATCTAATCTGAAATGTCATATGTCACGCCACAGAGGGGAAACACCGTTCAGTTGCTCTGTTTGTGAGAAGAGATTTGTCCGAAAATCCAGCCTGACATCACACATGTTggttcacacaggagagaaacccttttgCTGCTCTTTTTGCAGTAAAAGATTTAATCAGAAGGCTAATCTGAAACTTCACCTGGCACAtcacagaggagagaaactcTACAGTTGCAGTGTTTGTCAACAAAGATTCTCTTGGCATTGTCAGTTAAAAAGCCACAAATGTAATGGAGGTCAAACTTCAGAGCTTCATCAAAACCAAAGTCAGGAGAACAGAGAATCAAAAATGGgagctaaagaggaaaaagaggaacTGTGTCGCAGTCAGAAAGGAGATCAGCTTCATGGACGGAAAGAAGCTGATAACACCATGTTCCCCCTCAGTTCTGTTTCTGTGAAGAGAGAAGATGATGAAAAGAAACATCAGTTTTCAAAGCTTCATCAGAGACAAATCAGACAGATAACAACAGGAGCTTTTGGAAAGGACTGTAGAGGAGCAGAAGCAGCCAGGAACTCAGATCCAGAAAGACATTTAGATCTCAAAACCGATGATGATGGAGAGACCAAACAGtctgttttaactgatgacagtATTGATAGTGATTTTTGGAAAAAGAGGAGGCTACACCATTCAGGTTTCACTtatcagagaaagaaaacagccTCAGTAAATAATGGATGTGATCTTGTTAAGAATGCAACTTTCTATTTTCATAATGTTGCTCAATCTGACCCCAGGAAAAACCATCATCTTAACATTGATTTATGCAACAATCAGAAGCATCTTCAGTCAGATCCAAACTTTATGAAACAAAAGGAAATGTCTGAAAGCTGTGCAGAGAATCCCTCCCCTGGCTTGCTGGTGCCTCATGAAGAAAGCTCTCAGTCCTCACAGCTTTATCAGAAACAAACTGAACAGATGGAAACAGGAGCTGGTGGAGAGAACTGTGGAGAAGCAGAACCAGCAAGGAGCTCAGATCCAGAGGGACATTTACAACCAGAGTCTGAGTTTAAGACTGAAGACTCTTGTGGACATGAGACTGACAATAGTCTTGAACGGAAGGAGACAAGAGAAGACAAACTTTCAAGTCCTCAAGCATCTGAGAACCATTTCACAAGAAAAGGAAGACTGGACCAGCATGCGATAGTCTATAAAGAGGCACAAAGAGGGGCAAAGCAGGAAGATGCAGAGCCTCCACTTATTAAGGAAGAACAGGAGGAAATCAGCATCAACCAGTCTGATTGCACCTTATTCCCCTTCACTCCTGTCTCTGTTAAGACTGACgatgatgaagagaaacctcagTCCTCACAGCTTCATCAAAGTCAAAGTGAGCAGATTgaaacaggagctgatggagaggacttTGGAGGAGCAGAACCAGCCAGAAACTCAGATCCAGAGAGACATTTCCAATCAGAGCCTGGGGTCAAGACTGAAGACTGTGCTGGAACTGATGATAGTGTTGGCAGTGATTTTTGGACAGAGATCAGAGAACGCCGGCCAAACCTCagtaataaacatttaaatgaaggGAAACATGGGAGATTTCACACAgaagagaaacccttcagcccTTCTGATAATGAGACTGATGATAGTGAAGACTGGAAGGAGTCTGGAAAACATCACTCAGGTTTAAACttggtggaaaaaatgcaaaataagagACCGATAACTGAGAAGAAATCATACAGCTGTACTGAGTGtggcaaaatattaaaaaggaaGTATAATCTGCTGCAGCAcctgagaattcacacaggagagaaaccctttagctgtgctgagtgtggtaaaagatttaatgAGCAAGGAAATCTGACTCGACATATGAATAttcacaaagaagaaaagcCCTTCAGCTGTTCTAATTGTAGTAAAAGATTTTACGATAAATCTAATCTTATCAGACACATGGTGATTCACAGAGAAGAGAAACCCTTTGGCTGCTCTGTTTGTAATAAAagatttaaacttaaaataattttgaaaacacACATGTCAGTTCACAGAGGAGAGAAacctttttgttgctctgagtgtggtaaaaagTTTCAACGTAAGGGAAATCTGGCCCAGCATATGTTGATCCACAAAGGAATAAAACCCTTCAGGTGTCCTTTTTGCAGTAAAGTATTTAACAGAAAAGGAAGTCTAAAAACACATGTGTTAGTTCATACAGGAGAAGAACCctttagctgctctgagtgtggcaagactttcaaacaaaaaacatgtctGACCTCGCATATATTCCTTCACAATGGAGAGAAACCGTTCAACTGCTCTGTGTGCTTTAAAAAATTTACCCAAAAAGGAAGTCTGACCAGGCACATGTTACTTCATACAGGAGAGGAACCCTTCagttgctctgagtgtggtaaaaaatttaatcaaaaagcATGTCTGACTAGACATTTGCTTGTCCACAAAGGAGAGAAACCTTTTAGCTGCTCCAAGTGCAGTAGAAGTTTTAAGCGTAAAGGGGGTCTGACAAGACATATGTCACTTCACACAGGAGAGGAACCCTTTaactgctctgagtgtggtaaaggATTTTACCATCAGTCAAATTTGGTCAGACATATGTTAGttcacagagaagaaaaacccttcagctgctttGAGTGCGGTAAAGGTTTTAACCAAAAGGGAACTCTGACCAGACACATGTTGATtcacaaaaaagagaaacttaaaagcagctctgtttctagagaaaaatgttctttttctgACAAGTTAGAAGCAAAAaatgtgtcagaggtcagactTCAGAGGCTCATTAAAACCAAACAGAGGCGGAAAGAAAAGTAG
- the LOC121521831 gene encoding uncharacterized protein LOC121521831, with protein MEHYRGEKPYSHSACQQRFSWHCQLKSHKCNGGQASELHQNQSQENRESKMGAKEENEELWCSQKGEQLHGWKEADNTMFPLSSVSMNREDDEKKHQFSKLHQRQIRQITTGAFGKDCRGAEAARNSDPKRHLDLKTDGDGETKQSVVTDDSIDSDFWKKRRQHHSGFTYQRKKTASVSNGCNLVKNAILYFHNVAQSDPRKNHHVNIDLCNNQKHLQSDPNFMKRKEMSESCAENPSPGLLVPHKESSQSSQLYQKQTEQMETGAGGENCGEAEPARSSDQTEDSCGHETDNCFEQKETRDQMGLNSVRNDRISQSVVTFDYEMDQVFYSEFDHVLNNHSPMKIHRNNQKEDKLLNPQASENHFTRKGRLDQHGIVYKGAQRGAKQEDPEPPLIKEEQEEVSINQSDCTLFPFTPVSVKTEDEEEKPQSSQLHQSQSEQIETGADGEDFGGAEPARTGVKTEDSAGTDDSVGSDFWTETRERRPNLNNEQTEKKSYSCTECGKIFKWKHHLLRHLTNHTGEKRFSCTECGKIFKQKHHLLRHLRIHTGEKPFTCFECGRRFNEKGNLTNHMLVHTGEKPFTCSECGRSFKEKGSLTKHMLVHTQEKPFSCSYCSKRFKRKFTLKCHMACHTGETPFSCSVCEKRFGIKSSLTKHMLVHTGEKPFTCFECGRSFKEKGSLTKHVLVHTQEKPYSCSYCSKRFKRTFTLKSHMARHRGETPFSCSVCEKRFSIKSSLTKHMLVHTGEKPFTCFECGRSFKEKGSLTKHMLVHTQEKPFSCSYCSKRFNRRFSLKYHMACHRGERPFSCSVCEKRFVLKSCLTSHMLVHTGEKPFCCSFCSKRFNHKSSQKLHLVRHRGEKLYSCSVCQQRFSWRCQLKSHKCNGGQASELHQNQSQENRESKMGANEENEELWRSQKGEQLHGRKEADNTMFPLSSVSVNREDDEKKHQFSKLHQRQIRQITTGAFGKDCRGADAARNSDPERHLDLKTDSDGKTKQSVVTDDSIESDFWKKRRLHHSGFTYQRKKTASVNNGCNLVKNAILYFHNVAQSDPRKNHHVNIDLCNNQKHLQSDPNFMKRKEMSESCAENPSPGLLVPHKESSQPSQLYQKQTEQMETGAGGKNCGEAEPARSSDQIEDSCGHETDNCFEQKETRDQMGLNSVRNDRISQSVVTFDYEMDQVFYSEFDHVLNNHSPMKIHRNNQKEDKLLNPQASENHFTRKGRLDQHGIVYKGAQRGAKQEDPEPPLIKEEQEEVSINQSDCTLFSFTPVSVKTEDEEEKPQSSQLHQSQSEQIETGADGEDFGGAEPARNSDPERHFQSEPGVKTEDSAGTDDSVGSEFWTETRECRPNLNNEQTEKKSYSCTECGKIFIRKYHLLRHLRIHTGEKPFSCTECGKRFNEQRNLTEHMYIHNGEKPFSCSHCSKRFCNKSNLNMHMVIHTGEKPFSCPECGKRFNDKGSLTKHMSLHRGEKSFSCSHCSKRFYTKSNLNKHMVIHREEKPFGCSVCNKRFKLKGTLKAHMSVHRGEKPFSCSECSRSFKSKQGLTGHMSLHREEKPFSCFECSKGFNQKRTLTKHMLIHNEEKLKRKAEIGANREDCGGKEPARNSDPERHYQPETEVKTEDPCSF; from the coding sequence ATGGAACATTacagaggagagaaaccctACAGTCACAGTGCTTGTCAACAAAGATTCTCTTGGCATTGTCAGTTAAAAAGCCACAAATGTAATGGAGGTCAAGCTTCAGAGCTCCATCAAAACCAAAGTCAGGAGAACAGAGAATCAAAAATGGGAGCTAAAGAGGAAAATGAGGAACTGTGGTGCAGTCAGAAAGGAGAGCAGCTTCATGGATGGAAAGAAGCTGATAACACCATGTTCCCCCTCAGTTCTGTTTCTATGAATAGAGAAGATGATGAAAAGAAACATCAGTTTTCAAAGCTTCATCAGAGACAAATCAGACAGATAACAACAGGAGCTTTTGGAAAGGACTGTAGAGGAGCAGAAGCAGCCAGGAACTCAGATCCAAAAAGACATTTAGATCTCAAAACCGATGGTGATGGAGAGACCAAACAGTCTGTTGTAACTGATGACAGTATTGATAGTGATTTTTGGAAAAAGAGGAGGCAACACCATTCAGGTTTCACTtatcagagaaagaaaacagccTCAGTAAGTAATGGATGTAATCTTGTTAAGAATGCAATTCTCTATTTTCATAATGTTGCTCAATCTGACCCCAGGAAAAACCATCATGTTAACATTGATTTATGCAACAATCAGAAGCATCTTCAGTCAGATCCAAACTTTATGAAACGAAAGGAAATGTCTGAAAGCTGTGCAGAGAATCCCTCCCCTGGCTTGCTGGTGCCTCATAAAGAAAGCTCTCAGTCCTCACAGCTTTATCAGAAACAAACTGAACAGATGGAAACAGGAGCTGGTGGAGAGAACTGTGGAGAAGCAGAACCAGCAAGGAGCTCAGATCAGACTGAGGACTCTTGTGGACATGAGACTGACAATTGTTTTGAACAGAAGGAGACAAGAGATCAGATGGGTTTAAACTCTGTGAGAAATGATAGAATCTCACAAAGTGTAGTAACATTTGACTATGAAATGGATCAAGTTTTCTACTCTGAGTTTGACCATGTGTTGAACAACCATTCTCCAATGAAGATCcacagaaacaatcaaaaagaAGACAAACTTTTAAATCCTCAAGCATCTGAGAACCATTTCACAAGAAAAGGAAGACTGGACCAGCATGGGATAGTCTATAAAGGGGCACAAAGAGGGGCAAAGCAGGAAGACCCAGAGCCTCCACTTATTAAGGAAGAACAGGAGGAAGTCAGCATCAATCAGTCTGATTGCACCTTATTCCCCTTCACTCCTGTCTCTGTTAAGActgaagatgaggaagagaaaCCTCAGTCCTCACAGCTTCATCAAAGTCAAAGTGAGCAGATTgaaacaggagctgatggagaggacttTGGAGGAGCAGAACCAGCCAGGACTGGGGTCAAGACTGAAGACTCTGCTGGAACTGATGATAGTGTTGGCAGTGATTTTTGGACAGAGACCAGAGAACGCCGGCCAAACCTCAATAATGAGCAGACTGAGAAGAAATCATACAGCTGTACAGAGTGTGGCAAAATATTCAAATGGAAGCATCATCTGCTCCGGCACCTGACaaatcacacaggagagaaacgcTTTAGCTGTACTGAGTGtggtaaaatatttaaacagaagCATCATCTGCTCCGGCAcctgagaattcacacaggagagaaaccctttacTTGTTTTGAGTGTGGAAGACGCTTTAATGAAAAAGGAAATCTGACCAACCACATGTTggttcacacaggagagaaaccctttacTTGTTCTGAGTGTGGAAGAAGCTTTAAGGAAAAGGGATCTCTGACCAAACACATGTTGGTACACACACAGGAAAAGCCCTTCAGCTGCTCTTATTGCAGTAAAAGATTTAAACGTAAGTTTACTTTGAAATGTCATATGGCATGTCACACAGGGGAAACACCGTTCAGTTGTTCAGTTTGTGAGAAGAGATTTGGCATAAAGTCCAGCCTGACCAAACACATGTTggttcacacaggagagaaaccctttacTTGTTTTGAGTGTGGAAGAAGCTTTAAGGAAAAAGGATCTCTGACCAAACACGTGTTGGTACACACACAGGAAAAGCCCTACAGCTGCTCTTATTGCAGTAAAAGATTTAAACGTACGTTTACTCTGAAAAGTCATATGGCACGCCACAGAGGGGAAACACCATTCAGTTGTTCTGTTTGTGAGAAGAGATTTAGCATAAAGTCCAGCCTGACCAAACACATGTTGGTTCACACAGGCGAGAAACCCTTTACTTGTTTTGAGTGTGGAAGAAGCTTTAAGGAAAAAGGATCTCTGACCAAACACATGTTGGTACACACACAGGAAAAGCCCTTCAGCTGCTCTTATTGCAGTAAAAGATTTAATCGTAGGTTTTCTCTTAAATATCATATGGCATGTCACAGAGGAGAACGACCATTCAGTTGTTCTGTGTGTGAAAAGAGATTTGTCCTAAAATCCTGCCTGACATCACACATGTTggttcacacaggagagaaaccattttgctgctctttttGCAGTAAAAGATTTAATCATAAGTCTTCTCAGAAACTTCACCTGGTACGtcacagaggagagaaactttACAGTTGCAGTGTTTGTCAACAAAGATTCTCTTGGCGTTGTCAGTTAAAAAGCCACAAATGTAATGGAGGTCAGGCTTCAGAGCTTCATCAAAACCAAAGTCAGGAGAACAGAGAATCAAAAATGGGAGCTAATGAGGAAAATGAGGAACTGTGGCGCAGTCAGAAAGGAGAGCAGCTTCATGGACGGAAAGAAGCTGATAACACCATGTTCCCCCTCAGTTCTGTTTCTGTGAATAGAGAAGATGATGAAAAGAAACATCAGTTTTCAAAGCTTCATCAGAGACAAATCAGACAGATAACAACAGGAGCTTTTGGAAAGGACTGTAGAGGAGCAGACGCAGCCAGGAACTCAGATCCAGAAAGACATTTAGATCTCAAAACCGATAGTGATGGAAAGACCAAACAGTCTGTTGTAACTGATGACAGTATTGAAAGTGATTTTTGGAAAAAGAGGAGGCTACACCATTCAGGTTTCACTtatcagagaaagaaaacagccTCAGTAAATAATGGATGTAATCTTGTTAAGAATGCAATTCTCTATTTTCATAATGTTGCTCAATCTGACCCCAGGAAAAACCATCATGTTAACATTGATTTATGCAACAATCAGAAGCATCTTCAGTCAGATCCAAACTTTATGAAACGAAAGGAAATGTCTGAAAGCTGTGCAGAGAATCCCTCCCCTGGCTTGCTGGTGCCTCATAAAGAAAGCTCTCAGCCCTCACAGCTTTATCAGAAACAAACTGAACAGATGGAAACAGGAGCTGGTGGAAAGAACTGTGGAGAAGCAGAACCAGCAAGGAGCTCAGATCAGATTGAGGACTCTTGTGGACATGAGACTGACAATTGTTTTGAACAGAAGGAGACAAGAGATCAGATGGGTTTAAACTCTGTGAGAAATGATAGAATCTCACAAAGTGTAGTAACATTTGACTATGAAATGGATCAAGTTTTCTACTCTGAGTTTGACCATGTGTTGAACAACCATTCTCCAATGAAGATCcacagaaacaatcaaaaagaAGACAAACTTTTAAATCCTCAAGCATCTGAGAACCATTTCACAAGAAAAGGAAGACTGGACCAGCATGGGATAGTCTATAAAGGGGCACAAAGAGGGGCAAAGCAGGAAGACCCAGAGCCTCCACTTATTAAGGAAGAACAGGAGGAAGTCAGCATCAATCAGTCTGATTGCACCTTATTCTCCTTCACTCCTGTCTCTGTTAAGActgaagatgaggaagagaaaCCTCAGTCCTCACAGCTTCATCAAAGTCAAAGTGAGCAGATTgaaacaggagctgatggagaggacttTGGAGGAGCAGAACCAGCCAGGAACTCAGATCCAGAGAGACATTTCCAATCAGAGCCTGGGGTCAAGACTGAAGACTCTGCTGGAACTGATGATAGTGTTGGCAGTGAGTTTTGGACAGAGACCAGAGAATGCCGGCCAAACCTCAATAATGAGCAGACTGAGAAGAAATCATACAGCTGTACAGAGTGTGGCAAAATATTCATAAGGAAGTATCATCTGCTCCGGCAcctgagaattcacacaggagagaaaccctttagctgtactgagtgtggtaaaagatttaatgAGCAAAGAAATCTGACTGAACATATGTATATTCACAATGGAGAAAAGCCCTTCAGCTGTTCTCACTGTAGTAAAAGATTTTGCAATAAATCTAATCTTAACATGCACATGGtgattcacacaggagagaaacccttcagctgccctgagtgtggtaaaagatttaatgATAAAGGAAGTCTGACTAAACATATGTCACTTCACAGAGGAGAAAAATCCTTTAGCTGTTCTCATTGTAGTAAAAGATTTTACACTAAATCTAACCTTAACAAACACATGGTGATTCACAGAGAAGAGAAACCTTTTGGCTGCTCTGTTTGTAATAAAAGATTTAAACTAAAAGGAACTTTGAAAGCACACATGTCAGTTCACAGAGGAGAGAAACCTTTTAGCTGCTCAGAGTGCAGTAGAAGTTTTAAGAGTAAACAAGGTCTGACAGGACATATGTCACTTCACAGAgaagagaaacccttcagctgctttGAGTGCAGTAAAGGTTTTAACCAAAAGAGAACTCTGACCAAACACATGTTGATTCACAACGAAGAGAAACtcaaaagaaaagcagaaatagGGGCTAATagagaggactgtggaggaaaAGAACCAGCCAGGAACTCAGATCCAGAGAGACATTATCAACCAGAGACTGAGGTTAAGACTGAAGATCCCTGCTCTTTTTAG